One window from the genome of Diospyros lotus cultivar Yz01 chromosome 11, ASM1463336v1, whole genome shotgun sequence encodes:
- the LOC127813069 gene encoding disease resistance protein RUN1-like, whose translation MTTTTRAKEPTSSSFTSRSSSSYDVFLSFRGEDTRWTFADHLYTALRNAGFRTFRDDDEIQRGESIIVELQRAIEESRVSIVVLSRNYASSTWCLDELEMILGRRRRRDSGHVVLPVFYGVDPSEVRKQKGVYAEAFARHEERFKFDVGEGEAAKGWKEKLKWWREALEEVAGLAGMPDGIDRYESKLIQKIIKEVEDKLSRPRVLNVAPYPIGLDSRAESINLWLQDGGLDVRLIAICGMGGIGKTTIAKFVYNLNSSKFEGSSFLANGTRKIRGLVLDMHFLKEDESEWNSFGPNSCSKKGKRFPFSIFFGFPLGIATKNSNVAFLEGDAFSRMSNLQLLQISHVQLFGNYENFPKGLRWLHWSHFPLQMIPNDFPLDKLVALEMPYSCLKKVLNGAKFLRLLKILNLSHSHYFVETPDFSRLPNLKRLILENCTRLVKVDESIGCLERLVFLNLRNCQSLRELPQTFYKLKSLATLDLSGCLNLGNFSAELGNMNSLAVLLPDGTAINPLFSITWKVKAWLLSSWPWPLNPRSRPEFSWVSFPESLVGLSLANCNLSDDSFPRDFSSLSSLRKLNLSENPIRSLPNCIRDHFGLKSLWLHSCPRLLTLDGLPKSLEDVQVDGCKLLEKISFDSADFTGKILTYRHCRRLVEISGLYKVKPLESDDAELINNLGFCDFFEGMGKSYIEFSSISASHETWMSPPLGLHQPCTICTYVRGSKMPIRFNLKNVGSSISFTVPSDANFRTQGLSVCSVYAESNDYRFEEQYLRTIISNATKQVKWSYCPELLGFPLNEDDVTWLSYWKLEDQLEGGDEVNISVTSDRYHEVKEVGVYIVYKEEAEEKKTTQSLSLEVPQQIHPYGNVVPDFCKGDCEDCKKFPMPRDPASTRFILPADRCSEVTLKMCTGPAITIWPRLGFIFDTGH comes from the exons ATGACTACTACTACAAGAGCCAAAGAGCCCACCTCCTCCTCTTTCACTTCTCGGAGCAGCAGCAGCTATGACGTGTTCTTGAGCTTCAGAGGCGAGGACACTCGCTGGACCTTCGCCGACCACCTCTATACGGCTCTTAGGAACGCCGGATTTCGCACCTTCAGAGACGATGATGAAATCCAAAGAGGAGAAAGCATCATCGTTGAGCTGCAAAGGGCAATCGAAGAGTCGAGGGTTTCAATTGTTGTCTTGTCCAGAAACTACGCGTCTTCAACCTGGTGCCTCGATGAGCTTGAGATGATCCTCGGAAGACGACGAAGGAGGGACTCTGGGCACGTGGTTCTGCCGGTGTTCTACGGCGTGGATCCGTCGGAGGTCAGGAAACAAAAGGGAGTTTATGCGGAGGCATTTGCGAGGCATGAAGAGCGATTCAAGTTCGACGTGGGAGAGGGTGAAGCAGCAAAGGGGTGGAAGGAGAAATTGAAGTGGTGGAGGGAAGCGCTAGAGGAAGTTGCTGGTTTAGCAGGAATGCCAGATGGAATTGATAG GTACGAGTCAAAGCTTATCCAAAAAATTATCAAGGAAGTTGAAGACAAGCTAAGCCGGCCAAGAGTTTTGAATGTTGCCCCTTACCCCATTGGACTAGATTCCCGTGCTGAAAGCATTAATTTGTGGTTACAAGATGGAGGGCTTGATGTTAGACTTATTGCCATTTGTGGGATGGGTGGAATTGGCAAGACAACCATTGCTAAATTTGTGTACAACTTAAACTCCTCAAAATTTGAAGGTAGCAGCTTCCTAGCAAAT GGCACAAGAAAAATCAGAGGCCTTGTTCTTGACATGCATTTCTTGAAGGAAGATGAGTCTGAGTGGAATAGCTTTGGGCCCAACAGCTGCTCTAAAAAGGGGAAGAGATTTCCCTTTAGTATCTTCTTTGGTTTCCCTTTGGGCATTgccacaaaaaattcaaatgtagCTTTTTTGGAAGGTGATGCATTTTCAAGGATGTCCAATCTACAACTTCTACAGATTAGTCATGTACAATTATTTGGAAACTATGAAAATTTCCCCAAAGGATTGAGGTGGTTGCATTGGTCTCATTTCCCTTTACAAATGATACCCAATGATTTTCCTTTGGACAAGCTGGTTGCTCTTGAAATGCCTTATAGCTGCTTGAAAAAGGTTTTGAATGGAGCCAAG TTCCTCCGATTACTAAAAATCCTTAATCTAAGTCATTCCCATTATTTTGTTGAGACTCCTGATTTCTCAAGATTGCCGAATCTCAAGAGACTTATACTTGAAAATTGTACTAGGTTGGTTAAGGTTGATGAATCGATTGGATGCCTAGAAAGACTTGTTTTCTTAAACTTGAGAAATTGTCAAAGCTTGAGGGAGCTTCCACAAACCTTTTATAAGCTAAAATCTCTGGCAACACTTGACCTTAGCGGTTGCTTAAATCTTGGAAATTTTTCAGCAGAGCTGGGTAATATGAATTCTTTGGCAGTGCTTCTACCAGATGGAACTGCAATAAATCCATTATTCTCTATCACTTGGAAGGTGAAAGCATGGCTTTTGTCTTCATGGCCTTGGCCACTAAATCCAAGAAGTCGGCCAGAATTTTCATGGGTTTCTTTTCCAGAGTCTTTGGTAGGTTTAAGTCTTGCAAATTGCAATCTGTCTGATGACAGTTTCCCTAGGGATTTTAGCAGCCTATCCTCATTGCGGAAGTTGAATTTGAGCGAGAATCCGATTCGTAGCCTCCCAAATTGCATTAGGGATCATTTTGGGCTCAAGAGTCTATGGTTACACTCATGCCCAAGGCTTTTGACACTTGACGGGCTGCCTAAAAGTTTAGAAGATGTGCAGGTTGATGGATGTAAATTATTGGAAAAAATAAGCTTTGACTCAGCAGATTTTACCGgaaaaattttaacttatcgTCATTGCCGGAGGCTAGTTGAGATTTCTGGTTTATACAAGGTAAAACCCTTAGAAAGTGATGATGCAGAGCTAATTAACAATTTGGGCTTTTGTGACTTCTTCGAAGGCATGGGAAAATCATATATAGAGTTTTCATCAATCTCTGCATCACATGAAACGTGGATGTCTCCTCCCCTA GGATTACACCAGCCTTGTACAATTTGCACTTATGTTCGTGGAAGCAAGATGCCTATCAGATTCAATCTTAAGAATGTAGGATCCTCAATATCTTTTACCGTGCCTTCCGATGCTAATTTCAGAACTCAAGGATTGTCTGTATGTTCTGTTTATGCTGAATCTAATGATTATCGGTTTGAAGAACAATACTTACGCACAATTATCAGTAATGCAACCAAACAAGTGAAATGGAGCTATTGCCCAGAACTTTTGGGTTTTCCACTAAATGAAGACGACGTGACGTGGTTAAGTTATTGGAAGTTAGAGGATCAGTTGGAAGGTGGAGATGAAGTGAATATTTCAGTTACAAGTGATCGTTATCATGAAGTTAAGGAGGTTGGGGTTTATATTGTGTACAAGGAGGAGGCAGAAGAAAAGAAGACCACACAATCTCTTAGTTTAGAAGTTCCCCAACAAATTCATCCATATGGGAATGTAGTTCCTGATTTTTGTAAAGGGGATTGTGAGGACTGCAAGAAGTTTCCAATGCCTAGAGATCCAGCAAGCACTAGATTCATTCTTCCTGCTGATCGTTGCTCTGAGGTTACGTTGAAAATGTGCACGGGCCCTGCAATTACCATTTGGCCACGTCTTGGTTTCATTTTTGATACAGGGCATTGA